The DNA sequence GCACCGGGCGAGGAAATCTCTCACCTCGACGAGTTCGACGTCCATGGCTCCACTGTGAACGCCGACGGCCCGCGGTGTGATGCGCTTCGTGCGATTCACACCCGCGGACCGCGGTACTCGTACTCCGCTCTAACCGCTGACCGCGGCCACGATCCGGTCCCCGACCTCTGATGTCGCCACCGGCCGGTCCCCACAGGACCCCAGGTCCGCCTCGACCGCGGCTTCCACACGGTCGGCTTCTCCGACCTTCCCGAGATGCCGCAACATCAGAGCGACGGACAGGATGGCCGCGGTGGGGTCGGCCTTGCCCTGGCCTGCGATGTCCGGTGCGGAACCGTGCACCGGTTCGAACATGGACGGGTTGGTCCCGGAGGCATCGATGTTCCCCGACGCCGCGGTGCCGATCCCCCCGGTGACGGCCGCGGCGAGATCGGTGATGATGTCGCCGAAGAGGTTGTCCGTGACGATGACGTCGAAGCGCGAGGGCTCCGTCACCATGTAGATCGTCGCGGCGTCGATATGGCAGTAGTCCACCTCGACGTCCGCGAACTCCGGGGCCACCTCGTCGACCGTGCGCTGCCAGAGACCGCCTGCGTTGACCAGAACATTGGTCTTGTGGACCAGTGTGAGCTTCCCGCGGCGGGACCGCGCGCGGCCGAAGGCGTCGCGTACCACCCGCTCCACGCCGAACCGGGTGTTGACCGAGGTCTCGGTACCGATCTCCTGGGGCGTCCCGACCCGGATCGCACCACCGTTGCCGGTGTAGAGCCCTTCGGTCCCCTCGCGGACGACCACGAAGTCGATCTCCCCCGGGTTCTTGAGCGGGGTCGCCGAGCCCGGGTACAGACGCGACGGGCGGAGGTTGACGTGGTGGTCGAGCGCGAACCGCAGGGGCAGCAGCATCCCGCGTTCGAGCACGCCGGCGGGCACGGAGCGCGGGTCCCCGATGGCGCCGAGCAGGATCGCGTCGTGGCTCTTCAGGCTCTCGACATCCGCGTCGGTGAGCGTCTCCCCGGTGCGCAGATAGCGTCGCGCCCCGAGGTCGTACTCCGTC is a window from the Dietzia sp. JS16-p6b genome containing:
- a CDS encoding 3-isopropylmalate dehydrogenase, which translates into the protein MKLAVIPGDGIGVEVTAEAIRVLDALVPGVEKTEYDLGARRYLRTGETLTDADVESLKSHDAILLGAIGDPRSVPAGVLERGMLLPLRFALDHHVNLRPSRLYPGSATPLKNPGEIDFVVVREGTEGLYTGNGGAIRVGTPQEIGTETSVNTRFGVERVVRDAFGRARSRRGKLTLVHKTNVLVNAGGLWQRTVDEVAPEFADVEVDYCHIDAATIYMVTEPSRFDVIVTDNLFGDIITDLAAAVTGGIGTAASGNIDASGTNPSMFEPVHGSAPDIAGQGKADPTAAILSVALMLRHLGKVGEADRVEAAVEADLGSCGDRPVATSEVGDRIVAAVSG